The genomic region GGCTCCCAGGCCCGCTCCCCGGCCGCCAGGGCCTGCAGGCGCTGCTTGTGCCACAGTTGCCTGGCCAGCCTCTGATGCGGCACCAGGATGAGACTGCCCGCCCCGCAGTGCTGCAGCAGATAGTCCTGTAATGCCTGGCAGGAGGAAAAGATGTGGTCTTCAGGCATGCTTTGGCAAGGGTAGCGGACGTGCGAACATATTATGGCATAGACAACTCTTCCAATAAGTTTAGGTCCAAATGAATTATAAAAATTGCCATTTGACCATCAAACTCTTTCTCACCAAACATATTATCACCCTCGGGAATTGGAAAATCCCTATAATCAGCACTTTTAATTAGAAAATTAGAAAATGCGTCGGCTGTGCGATTTACTACATTATTATGAAAACAGGTTATTTCGCCAATATTGAACTGTGTCCATGCCCTTGTAAATTCATATAAATCACGACAAAATTTGGTATTGGCAAAAATTTTCTGTGCTAATATATTTTTAAATAAAATATAAGAATATTTATAGCGTTGAAGAACTTCTTCTATTAAAAAGATATCGTATCTTAAAAATAAAGGCAAAAAATGGAAGCCCCAAATGGCACCTTCAGAGTGTTGGCTATCGGATGGTATTGAGATGTCAGATCGCCTCAGCGTTTTTTTGCCACGTAAGAAGTCGGAAACCAAAGGTGCTGCAATAAATATCATTTCACCTGGGGCTTCCAGAAGGCCAAATGCCCCAAAACACCCACTGGAATTCCTAAATGTTAGATCTTTATTCCCACGAAAAATACCTTTGTTTCCAGAAAAAGGTGGAAAATTTTTTAATAAAAAGAGTTGTTTAACATCAATTCTCCAGCCATTACCCGATGCTTTTTTATTTTGTATAATGCATATGCGTTGTAATATGCGTTTATTCTTATAGGTGACTAAAGATATTACCGCCATATCGCCTAATTCCTTTGAAACTGGTTGGTTAAGATAATTAAACTTAACATAAGAACGCGAGCCATGCAGCATTTTAGCAAAAATTGATATCGGACCATATCTTTGTCCATTCGCCGCTTTTACAAGCTCTTCAACTAGTTCTATCTCGTTATAATTTGATTTATATCCTGTGTCTAATGAGTCATAAAAATTGCTAACTATCTGGTTCTGAAAACTGGCAAATCCATCGTCTTCGGCCAACTCTATAATTTTACGAAAAAGACGCCTCATCGATTTCTTCTCCATCGTTTATTGATTAAAATTAAAAAAATATTTTTGTAATTATTGAGACTAATTGTGAATAAAAAATCAGAATGTTAGGCCAAGTTAGGACGGGAAGGCGCAGCGCCTCCCGCCCCTGCCTGGTTTTATTGATGAGGTTTTGCCGACTCTGGGTGCTCATTCAGCAGGCGGCGCAGTTCCTCACCTTCAAGGACCTCTTTCTCCAGGAGGTGTTGGGCCACCCGCTCCAGGACCTCCCGCTTCTCCGTGAGGATCTCCTTGGCCCGCTGGTAGGCCCGCTCCACCAAGGCCCGCACCTCGGCGTCAATCTCCTGGGCCGTAGCCTCGCTGTAATCCCGGGGCGCGGTGGGCATGATGCCCTCCAGAAACAGGGGCCGCCGCTCCCGCTCGAAGGTGAGCGGCCCCAGCTTCTCGCTCATGCCGTACTCCCGCACCATGGAGCGGGCGATGTCCGTGGCCCGGTAAAGATCGTTGTGGGCTCCGGTGGAGATCTCCTCAAACTTAAGCTCTTCGGCCACCCGGCCCCCCAGCATCACCGCCATGCGGGCCTCCAGCTCGGATTTGGTCATGAGGTAGCGGTCCTCGGTGGGGAGCTGCATGGTATAGCCCAGAGCACCGATGCCCCGGGGGATGATGGAGACCCGGTGCACCGGGTCCACCAGGGGCTGCAGGGCCTCGGCCACCAAGGCGTGGCCGGACTCATGGTAAGCCACGATCTCCTTCTCCCGGGGGTTCATCATGCGGTTTCTTTTCTCCAGGCCCGCCACCACCCGGTCGATGGCCTCCTCAAAGTCGCTCATCTCCACCGCGGCCTTGTTTTTGCGGGCCGCCAGGAGCGCCGCCTCGTTGACGATGTTGGCCAGATCCGAGCCCACCATGCCGGGGGTACGGGCCGCCAGCTTGGCCAGGTCCACATCCGGGGCCAGCTTGACGTTACGGGTGTGGATGCGCAGGATGTCCTCCCGGCCCTTGAGGCTGGGGCGGTCCACCAGGATGTGGCGATCGAAGCGCCCCGGGCGGATGAGGGCCGGGTCCAGGATCTCCGGCCGGTTGGTGGCCGCCATGATAATGACGCCCTTTCTCGTGTCGAAGCCGTCCATCTCCGAGAGGAGCTGGTTCAGGGTGTTCTCCCGCTCCTCGTGGCCCGCCAGGGGGCTTAAGCCCCTGGCCTTGCCGATGGCGTCCAGCTCGTCAATGAAGATGATGCAAGGGGCCTTCTCCTGGGCCTGCTGGAAGAGGTCCCGCACCCGGGCGGCTCCCACGCCCACGAACATCTCCACGAAATCGGAGCCGGTGAGGCTCATGAAGGGCACCCCGGCCTCGCCGGCCACGGCCCGGGCCAAAAGCGTTTTCCCCGTGCCCGGCGGGCCCACCAGGAGCACGCCCTTGGGGATCTTGCCGCCCAGGGTCTGGAATTTGCCCGGGTTTTTCAGGAACTCGATGATCTCCTTGAGCTCCTCTTCGGCCTCCTCCACCCCGGCCACGTCGTTGAAGGTCACCTTGACCTCGTCTTCCATGTAGACCTTGGCCCGGCTCTTCCCCACGCTCATGAGGCCCCCGGCACCGGCGCCGAGACGCTGGAAGAAGTAGATCCAGATGGCCACCAGGACCAGCATGGGCAGCAGCCAGGAGAGGAGCTGGGTCACCCAGGTGCGCTCAGGGATTGCCCGGTATTTGATGCCCTGCTTGTCCAGCCGGTCCACCAGGTCCCGGTCCTCCAGCTTGACGGTGGAAAAGCGCAGCTCCGGGCCGAAGGACTCCTTCAGGCGCTTGGCCAGCTCCGGCTCCTGGCGCTCTTTGGCCAGAAACTCCACCCCCGGCTCCAGCAGGCGGCCGGAGATGAGCTCGGCACTGATGTCCAGGTCGTCCACGCCCTTGATCTCCACCAGACGCCGGAATTCGCTGTAGTTGATGGGCACGGCCCGGCGGCCGGGAAAGTAGCTCTGGAGCACGAGGAACAGGAGCAGAAAGGCAAGGAAATACCACAGGGTCCAGCGAAGGGCGTTGGGCTGCATGCGGGCCTCGTGTGCGAAAAATAAGCTCAGTGTCTGTCTCAGTATAAGAAAGGCACACCCACTTAGCAAGTGAACCCGGCCCGCCCCCGTGGTATGATGCGGGGGATTGTGGGAGAGGGGGCCAGGGAGCGTGGCCCCCTGCCCCCTCTCCCACACCCTCTCCCCCAACCCCTTAACAGGGGGCTGGGAGGGGAGTTTGAGGGGAGGGCGGGGGAGCCGCTGCTCCCCCGGTCCTCCCCTCACAGACTACTTGTCAGACGAGGCAAACTTGCGGCAAGGAGGTCAACCCGGTGAGAGTAATTCATTCTTCCGTGATTCTGGCAATCTGGCTCATGATCTGGCTGCCCGGCAATGCTTGGGCGCAGAAAGCCGCGGCGGAGGTCGCCACCGCCGAGGTGGAGGCCGAAGGCGAGGTCTATGCCAAGCCGGACCAGGCAGTGCTCCTCTTTCACCTGGAGACCGAGGCGGCCACCGCCCAGGAGGCGGCCGGGGCCAACACCCGCCTCTCCGAGGGCTTCCTCAAGGCCTTGAAGACCCTGCTGGGGCCCGAGGAGAG from Desulfobaccales bacterium harbors:
- the ftsH gene encoding ATP-dependent zinc metalloprotease FtsH, translated to MQPNALRWTLWYFLAFLLLFLVLQSYFPGRRAVPINYSEFRRLVEIKGVDDLDISAELISGRLLEPGVEFLAKERQEPELAKRLKESFGPELRFSTVKLEDRDLVDRLDKQGIKYRAIPERTWVTQLLSWLLPMLVLVAIWIYFFQRLGAGAGGLMSVGKSRAKVYMEDEVKVTFNDVAGVEEAEEELKEIIEFLKNPGKFQTLGGKIPKGVLLVGPPGTGKTLLARAVAGEAGVPFMSLTGSDFVEMFVGVGAARVRDLFQQAQEKAPCIIFIDELDAIGKARGLSPLAGHEERENTLNQLLSEMDGFDTRKGVIIMAATNRPEILDPALIRPGRFDRHILVDRPSLKGREDILRIHTRNVKLAPDVDLAKLAARTPGMVGSDLANIVNEAALLAARKNKAAVEMSDFEEAIDRVVAGLEKRNRMMNPREKEIVAYHESGHALVAEALQPLVDPVHRVSIIPRGIGALGYTMQLPTEDRYLMTKSELEARMAVMLGGRVAEELKFEEISTGAHNDLYRATDIARSMVREYGMSEKLGPLTFERERRPLFLEGIMPTAPRDYSEATAQEIDAEVRALVERAYQRAKEILTEKREVLERVAQHLLEKEVLEGEELRRLLNEHPESAKPHQ